The genomic window CAAGCATTTAGTTATGCTGGAAAAAAACTTGGCTTTAATGACGCGCGTGGAACGCTTTTTTACGAGTTTGCAAGAGTTGTGAATGAGGTGAAGCCACCCATATGCATTGGAGAAAATGTTCGGGGTCTTTTAAGCCATGATAAAGGTAGAACAATAAATGGCATGATATCTATTCTTCATGAGATAGGTTATCGAGTTGCGCCAATACAAATACTAAAAGCTGTTCAATTTCGTGTACCACAGAAAAGAGAACGACTTATTCTTGTTGGGATACGCGAAGATGTGGATGTTTCTTTCGAATATCCTAAGCCACTTAATAAAGAGTTTACGCTTCAGGATGCTTTAAAGAAAGGCTCATTGTATGATTCTGATGTACCATATTCCGATGGTGCAAGCTACCCGAAATACAAACATGACGTACTCGACCGCATACCACCAAAGGGGTATTGGAGGGATTTATCTGTAGAAATGCAAAAAGAATACATGGGCGGTAGCTATTACTTAGGGGGCGGGAAAACAGGAATGGCAAGAAGAATTGGCTGGGATGAACCTTGTTTGACTCTCACATGTAGTCCTGCGCAAAAGCAAACTGAACGGTGTCACCCAGAGGAAACCCGGCCATTTACTGTAAGGGAGTACGCAAGAATTCAAACATTCCCAGACGACTGGACATTCTCAGGTTCAATTGCTCAGCAATACAAGCAGATCGGCAATGCCGTTCCCGTCAACATGGGAAAAGAAATTGGATATTCCATTATTAAGTTCCTAAACAAATACCATAAGTATGTATCTATATAGTGATACGTAGGAAATCTCCGATTAACCAATTCAGCACTTCAAAAAGCAAAATATTTTCTAAAACTCCTAGAATTAGCTAGCTTTTCTATCACTCTTTCAAGCTCTTTACTATAGTCAGATTCTATTGCAATTGAGCCAATCGCGTCAATAAGCTCAAAATAAAAGCGTTCATCTCCAGTTAATCTTGTCCAAAAATTATTTCCTGCATAAACAGGATGATTATACTGAGATAATATTCGATTATAATGAGAGCTTAAGTCACTGTTATCTCCGTATATTACACCAACTATTAAATTGCCATAGGATAAGCTAATTCCATTAGTTCTAGCTAAATGAATAACATTATTAAAATGTCCAGCTATTGTTTCAACATCATCTTTATTAATTGTATTGGGACCAGCTTTTAGCTGGCAGTACTTTTTAGTTCCATCAACTTGGTCTACAAATTCTATATCTATGCCACTTGTAGTACTCCCAAAAGCAGGAAGGACATTACTTGTAAATTTCTGAATGTTAGTACCGAAGGATGTAGTAATGGAAGTACCTAATACTCTCGGATATATTAATGCTCTTGCAATGCTTTTAGGATCCGCATTTCCTGTTAAATAGTTTGCCAAATACTTTGAAAGGAATGGGTTTACTTTAAATTTTTTAACATCTTCCAATTTGAGAGTATTTGTTATGTGGTTACTTGCAACAGTATCTGTGAACCATCTCTTTGCATTGTTTAATATTTCAATTTTCTCTGCTTCAGTAATCATAATAAATCCCCTTTATATCTAATCGTTTAATGTAAACGGATGCTTCCAAAGAAGAGCATGTCTTTTTTCTTCGTGTCAATTATTACGCAGGATGAGCTAATCTGTATTTGTTTCCAGCCTATCCATGTTAGTTTTTCAGCAAATTTAAATTTGGGGATTATATGATGCGTTTCTCACTTCTTTTTACTGCTTTTATTTTGTTGGCCAATACTCAGATGTATGCAGACTTTTTAACCAGTACACCTGTGGGTCCCGGCATGATTCATCATCACGAATACCGGTCAGCAGGTCCCTGGCACCTTCATGTGCTCGAAGTCGACCTTACTGATACTCTGAATACTTTGGAAACAGTGAAAGCCAGCAATCGCATTGCCGGTTTTGAACGAACATCCTCCATGGCTGGACGCTCAGATTATCCTGGTCACCAGGTGGTCGGTGCAATTAATGCAGATTTTTATGATGGCAGCGGCATCACTATCGGCGCACAGATCATCAATGGAACACTCCTGAAACGCCCAACCTACCGCTCAACTTTTGCCCTTACAACAGACAAACGCCCCCTTACCAATGTAGTTAGCTATAATGGACAGGTAATGAAACAGGATAGTCTGACCTTTGCCATCACCGGGATAAATGAAGAACGCCTGGACAATGCGCTGGTACTCTATAACCACTATTTTAGTGTTGCTACGGGAACCAATCAATGGGGCACTGAGATCCGGCTGGAATACCTCGAGCCACCCCTGGGGGTAAACGCTCCCATTGCTGCCGTCGTCACAGTCAAAGACAGCAGCCTGGAAGCGGGACATGGCAACATGTACATTCCTTCAACTGGAGGAGCAATCCTGTCCGGACACGGTTTAGCCCGTGATTTTCTGAATGACCATATTTTTGTGGGAGATACACTGAGCATTGAATTAAACTTGACCCCTGACTCTGGCATTATCAAGGAATTAGTCGGCGGTATCCCTCGCATTGTCAGGAATGGCAGCCGGAGTGTGGAATGGGAGGCTGAATCAGTCAGTTACAGTTTTGCTCATGATCGGCATCCCCGCACGGCTGTTGGCTTTTCAGCGGACAGTACACGAGTTTACTTTTTCACTGTCGATGGACGTCAAGCCGGATATAGTGCCGGCATGAGCCTCTATGAGCTGGCTGATTATATGTTGGAATGGGGTGTTTATCAGGGAATGAACCTGGATGGCGGTGGTTCAACCACCATGGTTATTCGAGGTAGCGTTGCCAACAGCCCCTCTGATGGCGGTGGAGAACGATCGGTCTCAAATGCCCTCATGGCAATTTCCATGGCTCCAGAAGGACCCCTGGAGTATTTGAATCTACCCTGGGAGGAAACCTACTCTCTGGTCGAAACCCAACTGCAATTTTCAGTCACGGGCTCGGATATATATTACAACCCTCTACCTGTTAACAGTGATTCCCTGAGCTGGTTTTGTGACCCTCTCATCGGGACTATCTCGTCCACTGGTCTTTTTACCGCTGCTACTGAAACGACCCAGGGCTTTGTGACGGTGAGCATTGGTGACATTGTTGATTCCACCCTGGTGCATGTAACTGATATTTCCACCCTCAGCCTGGAGCCAGATCCGGTCATCCTGGAAGTAGGTGAGATCCAAATGATGACAGCCAGCGCCCATGACAGTTTTGGTCACCTGCTACAGGTAGAACCTGAAGCATACACCTGGTTGGTTTCCTCTGAAATAGCCTCTGTTTCACCCAGCGGTGAGGTAACTGCTGAAAATGTTGGAAACGGCTCTATTCAGGCTTCATTTCATGGTATCAGTTCGTCTGTCCCCCTGGTGGTGGGGAGTTCTATAAGTGTGGTACTGGACGATTTTACAACTACTGACAATTACAGTCTCAGCGGCACACGCGTTAATCTTGATCAGTGTGCTTTTACAGCTGATAACAGCCAATTCGTTTCGGCTCCTACATCAGGACGACTGGATTATAGTTTGACCACCGGTGGTACCAGCGCGCTCTATTTGAATTGCACTATTCCGGTCTCTGGAACCCCTGAATCTATTTCTCTTCAAGTTTATGGTGATAATTCCGGCCATTGGTTACGGGGAGAATTTCAAAATGCCACAGGAGACAAATTTCTAATCAATTTTACCTTGTCTTCACCTGGGATCGACTGGAATAATGAATGGCGCGAATTGATCATTCCCATATCAGAAGCCACTCCACATTGGGGTAATCCCAATGCCAGTTTGAGTTTCCCCCTGACCTGGAAAAAAATCTACCTGGCTGAAACAAATGATAATAATAAAGACTCCGGGACTATTTTCCTGGATGATTTCACCGTAAATTTTATCAGCTCGCCCATTGCCCCTTCACCGACAGCTCGTCCTGAAAACTTCAACCTGGAGCACCAATTTCCCAATCCTTTCAATGCCCGTACCCGTTTCCTGTTTACCATTCATCAACCGGGGATTCTGGAATTACGCATGTATAGCGTTGATGGTCAGGAAGTGGATTATATCAAGCAGGAAACCTACGTTGGCAATTTAGCCCTTAACTGGGAGCCAGGAGATCTGTCCAGTGGGGTCTACCTTTTTCGAGCAACCCTTGATCGGCAGGTAGTTTCAGGTAAATGTCTGCTACTGAAATAGAGTTCTGATGTCAATTCTTAAGCGAAGACTGTCCTTGTCTCATGCCCTGGCACTCATTATTGGGACAGTTATTGGATCTGGTGTATTTATCCAACTGCCCCTGGTGCAACAAGCCACGGGCAGTCCTATGTTGGCTGTGGTCGCCTGGCTGATCGGCGGTTTGATCTGGTTACCTCAAATATTTCTACTCTCTGAAATGGGGACAGCTTATCCAGATCAAGGCTTTGGCTATCTCTACTTGAAAAAAGCCGGGAGCCCCCCGTTGGCTTTCCTGTACGTCTGGACTGTTTTTCTCACTAGTGATACACCATCAATTACGATCCTGGCCATAGCGGCAGTTTCTGCTCTTGATCTGTTTTTTCCTATTCTGCAAAACCCGCTGCATACCCGTATATGGGCCAGCGTCATCATTCTGCTACTCACCCTGGTTCATGTTCGTAGTATTATTCAGGGTAGCCGGTTACAGTTGGTCCTCACCATAGTAAAGGTAGCTCCTCTGATCATGTTGACCGGTTTGGGATTCTTCTTCTTCAACTCATCAGAGCTATTTTTGCAGCCTCGTCTGGAGCAGCCTGCTTCTCTATTTATCCTGCTTAGCGCTGGTGTTGCAGCAACCGTTTGGAGTTATGCTGGTTTTCCCAACATTCTCTATATGGCCGGTGAAGTCAAAAACCCGGGGAAGGTTCTGCCCAAAGCCCTGATTGGCAGTCTGATCTTTGTCACTTTTATTTATGTGTCTGTCGCTTTTGCCACTGGAGCCCTGGTACCCCACGACGAACTGATCAACCAGGCTGGGGGCTTTGCCAATCCCTTCCGCTATCTACCCTGGTTTGCCGGTATTGCTGCCGGATTTCTGGCTTTATCCGCATTCACTTCAATGGTAGGTGCTACAAATGCCTGCATCATGGTTCAACCTCGAATCGAATATGCCATTGCCCGGGACGGATTATTTTTTCCCATATTTGGTAAGCTCCATCCCCGTTTTGGCACACCGGCTAACTCAATTTTGATTCAATCCGGATTAGCGATCATCATGGTCTTTATAGGCGGGATAGAAGCTTTGATGGGCTACTTCACCCTCTCTTACATTTTGCAGAACCTGATCATTTACATCGTTATTTTCTGGTTGAAGAAGCGTGAGGACTATAAGCCTGTATTCAAAAGTCCGGCCTGGCGGTCCATGGCGGTTCTCTCTATTTTATTTCAGGTTCTGTTGCTTTTTGGAACATTTCAAGCTTTCCCCACAGCTGGAGTAATCGCCAGCTTTATCTTAATTATTTCTGGTTTGCCGGTTTACTGGTTTTTTAAACGGGGATTGAAAACTCAACCATAAGAGTAGCGGCTGGTACTAACTGAAGTCCTAACATTTATACTCGTCTTTATGAAAGAGCGCGACGATGGAAGGATTTCATATCGCAGTAATAGAACATGGTCAATCGAAGGTTGAAATGAAAGTTTTTCGCATTTTATAGTGGGGCAGCCCAACCTCTTGAAATTCATCACTCTGGATTTCATAACCCAGGTTCAGATAGAACTCATGAACCGTCCTACGCGCGTGGAGTACGAATGATTCAAAACCCAGATCAAGAAGATACGCTTCAAAGATCATAAAAAGGTTTCTTCCGACCCCTTGTCCCTGTAAATCCTCAAACACGGCCATCTGTTTGACACGCACCTCATGAATGGAAATGGGTATTCCCAGGATACTGGCCACCAATTTTCCCTCGTCATTAAAAGCACCGAAATGATAGTAGCGAGACTCCTCACTCAGGTCATCATAAGAGCCATCGAAAAGATCCATGCCCAGGGGAACTCTTAGAACCTGATGTCGCAAATTCAATGATTGTTCATAGGCTTTTGTCCCATGATCGATCAACTGATACTGCATATTTAACCCTCTAGAAGTGTTTCCGGATCGTTTATACTCTGTTGAAAACCTTTAAAATATAATCCAACATGGAAGCCATCCAACAGGGAGTGATGAACTTCTACAGAAATTGGCATTAACACACGTCCATCCCGTTTTTCATGTTTTCCGAATACAATTTTAGGGACACTGTCATCGGTACCGTAGTTCCTGGGTTGATTCATCGGCCCCCTTGATAAACTATTTTTTTGGTGCAAACAAGTCCGTAATACTCCCCGTTACAATTTCGGCTGCATTTCCCACAGATTCTGAAAGACTGGGATGAGGATGAATGATCAACGCAATATCTTCCGCATCAGCACCCATTTCCATGGCCAGTACAGCTTCAGCGATCAGATCACCGGCATTGGTTCCCACAATGCTCATTCCGATCAGCTTGCCTGATTCCTTATCAAACAGGGCTTTGGAAAAACCTTCGGTTCGCCCCAGAGCCAGTGCTCGCCCACTGGCAGACCAGGGAAAAACACCTTTATCATAAGCAACGCCCTGCTCTTTTGCCTGGGTTTCAGTGAGTCCAGCCCAGGCTATTTCTGGATCAGTGAAGATCACTGCTGGAATAGCAGACACATCAAAAGCAGCTGGTTCGCCACAGATCACTTCTGCGGCAACCTTTCCCTCATGGGTTGCTTTATGAGCCAACATGGGATCGCCTGTGATATCTCCAATGGCATATATATGGGCAACATTGGTCTGGCGCTTTTCATTCACCTTGATAAAGCCTCGCTCATCAATCTTCAAACCAATTGTCTCGAAACCGTTTCCATGGGTATTTGGTTTGCGACCAACAGCAATCAGGATCTTATCGACTTCCATGGTCTGTATACCATCAGCGCCCTCGATAGTGACAGCCAGATAATCTGCATGAGCAACGACTCCGTTTACTTTGGTTCCGGTTAGAATTGACTTAAAATCTTTCTTCAAACGCTGCAAAAGTGGTTTGACCACATCGGCATCTGCCCCAGGAAGTAAGTTGGGCATAAACTCAACCACCGTTACATCAGACCCCATGGCAGAATAGATCGTACCCATTTCCAGGCCAATATACCCACCCCCAACGATCATTAATTTTTCCGGGATCCCATCCAGATCCAGTGCAGAGGTTGAATCCATGATCCGGGGATCATCAGGAAAACCAGGGATTCTGGTGGGATGCGAACCCACAGCAATAATGGCATCATCAAAAGTGACTTCGGTGCTCCCCTCAACTTGGGTTACTTTAATGGTGTTGGAAGTGGTAAAAACTCCTGATCCTGTGAGAACCTGAACTTTGCGGGCTTTTGCCAGGGC from Candidatus Neomarinimicrobiota bacterium includes these protein-coding regions:
- a CDS encoding CatA-like O-acetyltransferase is translated as MNQPRNYGTDDSVPKIVFGKHEKRDGRVLMPISVEVHHSLLDGFHVGLYFKGFQQSINDPETLLEG
- the dcm gene encoding DNA (cytosine-5-)-methyltransferase, giving the protein QAFSYAGKKLGFNDARGTLFYEFARVVNEVKPPICIGENVRGLLSHDKGRTINGMISILHEIGYRVAPIQILKAVQFRVPQKRERLILVGIREDVDVSFEYPKPLNKEFTLQDALKKGSLYDSDVPYSDGASYPKYKHDVLDRIPPKGYWRDLSVEMQKEYMGGSYYLGGGKTGMARRIGWDEPCLTLTCSPAQKQTERCHPEETRPFTVREYARIQTFPDDWTFSGSIAQQYKQIGNAVPVNMGKEIGYSIIKFLNKYHKYVSI
- a CDS encoding GNAT family N-acetyltransferase, which codes for MQYQLIDHGTKAYEQSLNLRHQVLRVPLGMDLFDGSYDDLSEESRYYHFGAFNDEGKLVASILGIPISIHEVRVKQMAVFEDLQGQGVGRNLFMIFEAYLLDLGFESFVLHARRTVHEFYLNLGYEIQSDEFQEVGLPHYKMRKTFISTFD
- the lpdA gene encoding dihydrolipoyl dehydrogenase, with the protein product MSKKIHAEVVVLGAGPGGYAAAFRAADLGKKVVLIDKDTSLGGVCLNRGCIPSKALLHLARVKSESAEVQSFGLTFPEPKWDLEAVKEWKNKRVVGRLTKGIAALAKARKVQVLTGSGVFTTSNTIKVTQVEGSTEVTFDDAIIAVGSHPTRIPGFPDDPRIMDSTSALDLDGIPEKLMIVGGGYIGLEMGTIYSAMGSDVTVVEFMPNLLPGADADVVKPLLQRLKKDFKSILTGTKVNGVVAHADYLAVTIEGADGIQTMEVDKILIAVGRKPNTHGNGFETIGLKIDERGFIKVNEKRQTNVAHIYAIGDITGDPMLAHKATHEGKVAAEVICGEPAAFDVSAIPAVIFTDPEIAWAGLTETQAKEQGVAYDKGVFPWSASGRALALGRTEGFSKALFDKESGKLIGMSIVGTNAGDLIAEAVLAMEMGADAEDIALIIHPHPSLSESVGNAAEIVTGSITDLFAPKK
- a CDS encoding amino acid permease, whose amino-acid sequence is MSILKRRLSLSHALALIIGTVIGSGVFIQLPLVQQATGSPMLAVVAWLIGGLIWLPQIFLLSEMGTAYPDQGFGYLYLKKAGSPPLAFLYVWTVFLTSDTPSITILAIAAVSALDLFFPILQNPLHTRIWASVIILLLTLVHVRSIIQGSRLQLVLTIVKVAPLIMLTGLGFFFFNSSELFLQPRLEQPASLFILLSAGVAATVWSYAGFPNILYMAGEVKNPGKVLPKALIGSLIFVTFIYVSVAFATGALVPHDELINQAGGFANPFRYLPWFAGIAAGFLALSAFTSMVGATNACIMVQPRIEYAIARDGLFFPIFGKLHPRFGTPANSILIQSGLAIIMVFIGGIEALMGYFTLSYILQNLIIYIVIFWLKKREDYKPVFKSPAWRSMAVLSILFQVLLLFGTFQAFPTAGVIASFILIISGLPVYWFFKRGLKTQP
- a CDS encoding PmeII family type II restriction endonuclease, giving the protein MITEAEKIEILNNAKRWFTDTVASNHITNTLKLEDVKKFKVNPFLSKYLANYLTGNADPKSIARALIYPRVLGTSITTSFGTNIQKFTSNVLPAFGSTTSGIDIEFVDQVDGTKKYCQLKAGPNTINKDDVETIAGHFNNVIHLARTNGISLSYGNLIVGVIYGDNSDLSSHYNRILSQYNHPVYAGNNFWTRLTGDERFYFELIDAIGSIAIESDYSKELERVIEKLANSRSFRKYFAF
- a CDS encoding phosphodiester glycosidase family protein: MMRFSLLFTAFILLANTQMYADFLTSTPVGPGMIHHHEYRSAGPWHLHVLEVDLTDTLNTLETVKASNRIAGFERTSSMAGRSDYPGHQVVGAINADFYDGSGITIGAQIINGTLLKRPTYRSTFALTTDKRPLTNVVSYNGQVMKQDSLTFAITGINEERLDNALVLYNHYFSVATGTNQWGTEIRLEYLEPPLGVNAPIAAVVTVKDSSLEAGHGNMYIPSTGGAILSGHGLARDFLNDHIFVGDTLSIELNLTPDSGIIKELVGGIPRIVRNGSRSVEWEAESVSYSFAHDRHPRTAVGFSADSTRVYFFTVDGRQAGYSAGMSLYELADYMLEWGVYQGMNLDGGGSTTMVIRGSVANSPSDGGGERSVSNALMAISMAPEGPLEYLNLPWEETYSLVETQLQFSVTGSDIYYNPLPVNSDSLSWFCDPLIGTISSTGLFTAATETTQGFVTVSIGDIVDSTLVHVTDISTLSLEPDPVILEVGEIQMMTASAHDSFGHLLQVEPEAYTWLVSSEIASVSPSGEVTAENVGNGSIQASFHGISSSVPLVVGSSISVVLDDFTTTDNYSLSGTRVNLDQCAFTADNSQFVSAPTSGRLDYSLTTGGTSALYLNCTIPVSGTPESISLQVYGDNSGHWLRGEFQNATGDKFLINFTLSSPGIDWNNEWRELIIPISEATPHWGNPNASLSFPLTWKKIYLAETNDNNKDSGTIFLDDFTVNFISSPIAPSPTARPENFNLEHQFPNPFNARTRFLFTIHQPGILELRMYSVDGQEVDYIKQETYVGNLALNWEPGDLSSGVYLFRATLDRQVVSGKCLLLK